One Ruficoccus amylovorans DNA window includes the following coding sequences:
- a CDS encoding alpha/beta hydrolase gives MAFIQCNLFSEALEMSCAVNVLLPQRTAAQVGMQGRSGDGRHPTLWLLHGRTDDHTIWMRRTSIERYASELGLAVVMPNVHLSWYQDTLGGPRYFEYISEELPRLCRDFFPLSDRREDNFIAGLSMGGYGAWLHALRNPQNFAAAASLSGALDLADLVTTRKTEQPNAYAALAPYFPAPDAIAGTGADLFALARQVCESKADLPALYACCGTEDFLYEGNQRFLRHADEIGLPVTYEEGPGEHNWAFWDQWIQRVLAWLPLEKPIN, from the coding sequence ATGGCCTTTATCCAGTGTAACCTTTTCTCCGAAGCGCTCGAAATGTCCTGCGCCGTCAATGTCCTTCTGCCCCAACGCACCGCCGCCCAGGTCGGCATGCAGGGCCGCAGTGGCGACGGCAGGCACCCGACCCTGTGGCTGCTGCACGGGCGCACCGACGACCACACGATCTGGATGCGCCGCACCTCCATCGAGCGCTACGCCTCCGAACTCGGCCTCGCCGTGGTCATGCCCAATGTTCACCTGAGCTGGTATCAGGACACCCTCGGCGGGCCGCGGTACTTCGAGTACATCTCCGAGGAGCTGCCCCGGCTGTGCCGCGACTTTTTCCCGCTCTCGGACCGGCGCGAGGACAACTTCATCGCCGGACTCTCCATGGGCGGCTACGGCGCCTGGCTCCATGCCCTGCGCAACCCGCAGAACTTCGCCGCTGCCGCCAGCCTCTCCGGCGCTCTCGACCTGGCTGACCTCGTCACCACCCGCAAGACCGAACAGCCCAACGCCTACGCCGCGCTGGCTCCGTACTTCCCCGCCCCCGACGCCATCGCCGGGACCGGGGCCGACCTTTTCGCCCTTGCCCGGCAGGTCTGCGAAAGCAAGGCCGACCTGCCCGCGCTCTATGCCTGCTGCGGGACGGAGGACTTTCTCTACGAGGGCAACCAGCGCTTCCTCCGCCACGCCGACGAAATCGGCCTGCCCGTGACCTACGAGGAAGGCCCCGGTGAGCACAACTGGGCCTTCTGGGACCAGTGGATCCAGCGCGTGCTCGCCTGGCTCCCCCTTGAAAAGCCAATAAATTAG
- the bla gene encoding class A beta-lactamase — translation MSLVGEEHTLTVTVPAANTQATATATVARLNYTPGKTHELTDRPLEDSLAARQVLAAFAALETDLGGQVGLYCRDTGSGRELTWRGDQRFPMNSTFKAVLAAAVLAEYGRDGQMEEVIPYGAGDLVTYSPVTQEHAGAGMTRAGLCQAALQHSDNTAANLLMRDLGGPAAVTAYAQGLGDETFRLDRWETDLNDNAPGDPRDTTTPQAMGRTLEKLLLGEALSVQQREQLVSWMVGNLTGDARIRAGVPADWTVADKTGSGDYGTANDIAVIWPPEGAPLVLAVYTNKAEAGASGSSEAVAEATRIALAFMR, via the coding sequence CTGTCGCTGGTGGGCGAGGAGCATACGCTCACGGTGACGGTCCCGGCAGCGAATACGCAGGCAACGGCGACGGCCACGGTCGCCCGGCTGAATTACACGCCCGGAAAGACGCACGAACTGACGGACCGCCCGCTGGAGGATTCACTTGCGGCGCGGCAGGTTCTGGCCGCGTTCGCAGCGCTGGAGACCGACCTGGGCGGGCAGGTCGGGCTTTACTGCCGGGATACCGGCAGCGGGCGTGAGCTGACCTGGCGCGGTGACCAGCGCTTTCCTATGAACAGCACGTTCAAAGCCGTGCTGGCTGCCGCCGTGCTCGCGGAGTACGGCAGGGACGGGCAGATGGAGGAAGTGATTCCCTACGGAGCGGGGGATCTGGTGACGTATTCCCCGGTGACGCAAGAGCACGCGGGGGCGGGCATGACACGGGCCGGGCTCTGCCAGGCGGCGCTCCAGCACAGCGACAATACGGCGGCCAACCTCCTCATGCGCGACCTGGGCGGCCCGGCGGCTGTCACCGCCTATGCGCAGGGGCTGGGGGACGAAACCTTCCGGCTCGACCGCTGGGAGACCGACCTCAACGACAACGCCCCCGGTGATCCGCGCGACACGACCACGCCCCAGGCCATGGGCCGGACGCTGGAAAAACTGCTGCTGGGCGAGGCGCTTTCGGTCCAACAGCGGGAGCAACTGGTGAGCTGGATGGTGGGCAACCTGACCGGCGACGCCCGCATTCGGGCGGGGGTGCCTGCCGACTGGACCGTGGCCGACAAGACCGGCTCCGGTGACTACGGGACGGCCAACGATATCGCCGTTATCTGGCCGCCGGAGGGCGCTCCGCTGGTGTTGGCGGTTTATACCAACAAGGCTGAGGCGGGAGCCAGCGGCAGTAGCGAAGCCGTGGCGGAGGCGACGCGGATCGCCCTGGCCTTTATGCGCTGA
- the smpB gene encoding SsrA-binding protein SmpB, with protein sequence MAAKKKDQERYREIRNAKAGRSYFIGERFEAGIKLTGTEIKSIRGGKGQLNDAFVRIDKGDIPTLYHSHIPEYEFGNRENHNPTRPRVLLLHKKELHRIKHEMEAGGQALIPLRLYFKGGLLKVEVALCKGKNLFDKREDVKKKDQMREAERAISFRQG encoded by the coding sequence ATGGCAGCCAAAAAGAAAGATCAGGAGCGCTACCGCGAGATCCGCAACGCCAAGGCGGGGCGCAGCTACTTTATCGGTGAGCGCTTCGAGGCGGGCATCAAACTGACCGGCACCGAGATCAAGTCGATCCGGGGCGGCAAGGGTCAGCTCAACGACGCCTTTGTCCGCATCGACAAGGGCGACATCCCGACCCTCTACCACTCGCACATCCCCGAATACGAGTTCGGCAACCGCGAGAACCACAATCCGACTCGCCCGCGCGTCCTGCTCCTGCACAAAAAGGAGCTGCACCGGATCAAGCACGAGATGGAGGCCGGAGGGCAGGCCCTGATCCCGCTGCGCCTGTATTTCAAGGGCGGGCTGCTCAAGGTCGAGGTTGCCCTCTGCAAGGGTAAGAATCTCTTCGACAAGCGCGAGGACGTGAAAAAGAAGGACCAGATGCGCGAAGCCGAGCGAGCCATCAGCTTCCGGCAGGGCTAG
- the cutA gene encoding divalent-cation tolerance protein CutA, protein MKQLMIGWTTVSNDIDARRLAEGLTRNKMAACVQVEGPIMSHYHWQGKDEVQPEFRLTVKFPPERGNDITEYLRRNHPYQVFQWVAMPLPVVAPEYLRWAGEVTGS, encoded by the coding sequence ATGAAGCAACTGATGATTGGCTGGACCACCGTCTCCAACGACATTGACGCCCGCCGCCTGGCCGAAGGGCTCACCCGCAACAAGATGGCCGCCTGCGTCCAGGTCGAGGGGCCAATCATGTCGCACTACCACTGGCAGGGCAAGGACGAGGTCCAACCGGAGTTCCGGCTCACGGTGAAGTTCCCGCCGGAGCGTGGAAACGACATCACCGAGTACCTCCGCCGCAACCACCCCTACCAGGTCTTCCAGTGGGTAGCCATGCCGCTGCCCGTCGTTGCCCCCGAGTACCTGCGTTGGGCCGGGGAAGTCACCGGCAGTTGA
- a CDS encoding TrmH family RNA methyltransferase gives MLHIVLFQPEIPQNTGNVGRLCAITKSRLHLIHPLGFTITDRHLKRSGMDYWHSLDVHHHADWAAFRASEHAPKRLWLFTTKATRLHWDAEFRDGDGLVFGNEGHGSPEWLHADVGEEQRVTIPQYDPALRSLNLSTSVGIAAYEALRQTGLRP, from the coding sequence GTGTTGCACATCGTCCTTTTTCAACCTGAAATCCCGCAAAACACGGGCAATGTCGGGCGCTTGTGCGCGATCACCAAAAGCCGCCTGCACCTGATTCATCCGCTCGGGTTCACCATCACGGACCGGCACCTCAAGCGCAGCGGCATGGACTATTGGCACTCGCTCGATGTGCACCACCACGCCGATTGGGCGGCCTTCCGCGCCAGCGAACACGCGCCGAAGCGGCTCTGGCTGTTTACGACCAAGGCCACGCGGCTGCACTGGGATGCGGAGTTCCGCGACGGCGACGGGCTGGTCTTCGGCAACGAGGGGCACGGCAGCCCGGAGTGGCTTCACGCGGACGTCGGTGAGGAGCAGCGCGTGACCATCCCGCAGTACGATCCGGCCCTGCGCTCGCTCAACCTGTCCACCTCGGTCGGCATCGCCGCCTACGAGGCCCTGCGCCAGACCGGCCTTCGGCCCTGA
- the ccoN gene encoding cytochrome-c oxidase, cbb3-type subunit I: MSEKTVTVEYNDRIVRYFMLASIVWGIVGMGAGVVIALQLSFWQLNFDTSFLTFGRLRPLHTNAAIFAFVGNMMFAGIYYSTQRLCRCRLASDFLSNLHFWGWQLIIVAAAITLPLGFTQGKEYAELIWPIDIAVAGIWLVFAANFFWTLGVRRERSLYVAIWFYIATIVTVTMLYVVNNLAMPTSWLHSYSIYGGVQDALVQWWYGHNAVAFFLTTPILGIMYYFIPKAANRPIYSYRLSVVHFWSLVFIYIWAGPHHLLNTALPGWLQGLGMLFSVMLWAPSWGGMLNGLLTLRGAWDRLRTDPVIKFLAAGVTFYGMATFEGPLMAVKAVNSLSHYTDWTIGHVHAGTLGWNGFMAAGMFYWLAPRLWKNRHGIESDPKYVGTSCAGLWSPALANMHFWVGLVGILLYVAAMWVGGIGSGLMYNATTEGGTLLAYPNFVEVLDSGIVQNAYILRAIGGFLYLSGFGMLAVNILMTVRRGLAVNGTIEVHDDSHGTAKGRYSSFVNAPVLYTCAIIISALCWIFGEGLFLLVGLFATTFFTLMAIIHFEVSGAKWSEWYDKLLEHTFGFTILTIIAAAIGGAVQIIPTLVVERAQNLEGRIQIEYTPLELAGRDIYVAEGCYNCHSQMIRTLVPDVMRYGRDHGYSRLGESIYDYPFQWGSKRTGPDLAREGGPISKGHQYMRIGLRDNTWHYRHFLNPRDPSPGSNMPKYPWLATQEYSKSELPMKINAMRKLGVPYPLDYGETEIYEQVSVQGNEIASSIIAKDLKDLNPDWTDEQIAERTAKLAPALADKKIIALIAYVQKLGAYRMKGQEPVERNVEAVDVVAEIEGEDSDS; this comes from the coding sequence ATGTCCGAGAAGACCGTTACCGTAGAATACAACGACCGGATCGTCCGTTACTTCATGCTCGCCTCCATCGTCTGGGGGATCGTCGGCATGGGCGCCGGGGTCGTGATCGCGCTCCAGCTCAGTTTCTGGCAACTGAATTTCGACACCTCGTTCCTGACCTTCGGACGCCTGCGCCCGCTGCACACGAACGCGGCCATCTTCGCCTTCGTGGGCAACATGATGTTCGCGGGCATCTACTACTCCACGCAGCGGCTGTGCCGTTGCCGCCTGGCCTCGGACTTCCTGTCCAACCTGCACTTCTGGGGCTGGCAGCTCATTATCGTGGCCGCCGCCATTACGCTGCCGCTGGGCTTCACCCAGGGCAAGGAGTACGCCGAGCTGATCTGGCCCATCGACATCGCCGTGGCCGGGATCTGGCTCGTCTTCGCGGCCAACTTTTTCTGGACGCTGGGCGTCCGCCGCGAGCGCAGCCTGTACGTGGCCATCTGGTTCTACATCGCCACCATCGTGACCGTCACGATGCTCTACGTGGTCAATAACCTGGCCATGCCCACGAGCTGGCTGCACAGCTACTCGATCTACGGCGGGGTGCAGGACGCGCTCGTGCAGTGGTGGTACGGGCACAACGCCGTGGCCTTCTTCCTGACCACGCCGATCCTCGGGATCATGTACTACTTCATCCCGAAGGCCGCCAACCGCCCCATCTACTCCTACCGCCTTTCGGTCGTCCACTTCTGGTCGCTGGTCTTCATCTACATCTGGGCCGGTCCGCACCACCTGCTCAACACTGCCCTGCCCGGCTGGCTGCAAGGGCTGGGTATGCTCTTCAGCGTCATGCTCTGGGCCCCGAGCTGGGGCGGCATGCTCAACGGTCTGCTCACCCTGCGCGGAGCCTGGGATCGTCTCCGCACCGACCCGGTGATCAAGTTCCTCGCCGCCGGGGTAACCTTCTACGGGATGGCGACCTTTGAAGGCCCGCTCATGGCGGTCAAGGCCGTCAACTCCCTCAGCCACTACACGGACTGGACCATCGGCCACGTCCACGCCGGCACCCTCGGCTGGAACGGCTTCATGGCGGCGGGTATGTTTTACTGGCTGGCCCCACGGCTGTGGAAAAACCGCCACGGCATTGAGAGTGACCCCAAGTACGTGGGCACGAGCTGCGCGGGCCTGTGGTCCCCGGCCCTGGCCAACATGCACTTCTGGGTCGGACTCGTGGGCATCCTGCTCTACGTCGCGGCCATGTGGGTCGGTGGCATCGGCTCGGGTCTGATGTACAACGCCACGACGGAAGGCGGCACCCTGCTGGCCTACCCGAACTTCGTCGAAGTCCTCGACTCCGGTATCGTGCAGAACGCCTACATCCTGCGCGCCATCGGCGGATTCCTCTACCTTTCGGGCTTTGGCATGCTCGCGGTCAATATCCTCATGACCGTCCGCCGCGGCCTCGCCGTCAACGGCACGATCGAAGTCCACGACGACTCCCACGGCACCGCCAAGGGCCGCTACTCCAGCTTCGTCAACGCCCCGGTCCTCTACACCTGCGCGATCATCATCAGCGCGCTGTGCTGGATATTCGGTGAAGGCTTATTCCTGCTCGTGGGGCTGTTTGCCACGACATTCTTCACACTGATGGCGATCATTCACTTCGAGGTCAGCGGGGCCAAGTGGAGCGAATGGTACGACAAGCTGCTGGAGCACACCTTCGGCTTTACCATCCTGACGATTATCGCCGCCGCCATCGGCGGTGCCGTGCAGATCATCCCGACGCTGGTGGTCGAACGCGCCCAGAACCTCGAAGGCCGCATCCAGATCGAGTACACACCGCTGGAGCTGGCGGGACGCGACATCTATGTCGCCGAAGGCTGCTACAACTGCCACTCACAGATGATCCGCACGCTGGTGCCCGACGTCATGCGCTACGGGCGCGACCACGGCTACTCGCGCCTGGGCGAGTCCATTTACGATTACCCCTTCCAGTGGGGCTCGAAGCGCACCGGCCCGGACCTCGCCCGCGAGGGCGGCCCGATCTCCAAGGGGCACCAGTACATGCGCATCGGCCTGCGCGATAACACCTGGCACTACCGGCACTTCCTCAACCCGCGCGACCCCTCACCCGGCTCCAACATGCCCAAGTACCCGTGGCTGGCCACGCAGGAGTACAGCAAGTCCGAACTGCCGATGAAAATCAACGCCATGCGCAAGCTCGGCGTCCCCTACCCGCTCGACTACGGCGAAACCGAAATCTACGAGCAGGTTTCCGTGCAGGGTAACGAAATCGCCTCCAGCATCATCGCCAAGGATTTGAAAGACCTTAACCCGGACTGGACCGACGAGCAGATCGCCGAGCGCACGGCCAAGCTCGCCCCCGCCCTGGCCGACAAAAAGATCATCGCCCTCATCGCCTACGTGCAAAAGCTCGGCGCCTACCGCATGAAGGGGCAGGAGCCGGTCGAGCGCAACGTCGAGGCCGTGGACGTCGTGGCCGAGATCGAAGGCGAGGACTCCGATAGCTAA
- a CDS encoding acyl-[acyl-carrier-protein] thioesterase, which translates to MHTNVGSYPFHIASYMCDFQGRAPLPLLGSLILHAASRHAHERGFGYDHISRDKIAWVLSRLAIEWTDYPGRDEALTIETWVGEVARFYTQRCFRFVNAEGRAIGHARSVWAALDMCSRRPVNISEWRPDLAAYACGEIECPVARPARIPAAEAGDVSREYTVGYSDIDINGHLNSVKYIEHTLDVFDLAVFRENVIRRFEITYLAEGHFGEALALRRQPVSENEYIVETLRGEESLCRSRISWERVR; encoded by the coding sequence ATGCACACCAACGTCGGTTCCTATCCGTTTCATATCGCCTCGTACATGTGCGACTTTCAGGGGCGCGCGCCGTTGCCGCTGCTCGGTTCGCTGATCCTGCACGCGGCCAGCCGCCATGCGCACGAGCGGGGTTTCGGCTATGACCACATCTCGCGCGACAAGATCGCCTGGGTGCTTTCGCGGTTGGCGATCGAGTGGACGGACTACCCCGGTCGCGACGAGGCCCTGACCATCGAGACCTGGGTCGGGGAGGTGGCGCGTTTTTACACGCAGCGCTGCTTCCGCTTTGTCAACGCTGAGGGGCGTGCCATCGGGCATGCCCGCAGCGTCTGGGCCGCGCTCGACATGTGCAGTCGCCGCCCGGTCAATATCTCCGAATGGCGGCCCGACCTAGCCGCATACGCCTGCGGGGAAATCGAGTGCCCGGTCGCCCGGCCCGCGAGAATCCCCGCCGCCGAGGCGGGCGATGTGTCCCGCGAATACACGGTCGGCTACAGCGACATCGACATCAACGGCCACCTCAACAGCGTCAAATACATCGAGCACACACTGGATGTGTTCGACCTGGCGGTGTTCCGCGAGAATGTCATCCGGCGCTTCGAGATCACCTATCTGGCCGAAGGGCATTTCGGCGAAGCGCTGGCCCTTCGTCGTCAGCCTGTATCCGAAAACGAATACATCGTGGAAACCCTTCGCGGCGAGGAATCGCTCTGCCGCAGTCGGATTTCGTGGGAGCGTGTCCGGTAA
- a CDS encoding DNA-directed RNA polymerase subunit omega, translating into MRDEYLIEAQKVIDDPNILINVVSRRVKQLKYGMKPLVESLEKLEPEDIALREVIEGKIDFELYRPESEA; encoded by the coding sequence TTGAGAGACGAATACTTAATTGAGGCCCAGAAGGTCATCGACGACCCCAACATTCTCATCAATGTGGTGTCGCGCCGTGTGAAGCAACTCAAGTACGGGATGAAGCCGCTGGTCGAGTCCCTCGAAAAGCTCGAACCCGAAGACATCGCCCTGCGCGAAGTGATCGAGGGCAAGATCGACTTCGAGCTGTATCGCCCCGAAAGCGAGGCTTGA
- a CDS encoding small basic protein, which translates to MSQHPSFMKGSAAARKKRSVLKRFERVDLLRERGEWKEGDRVLGLKKTKPDE; encoded by the coding sequence ATGTCCCAGCATCCCAGCTTTATGAAAGGCTCCGCAGCCGCCCGCAAAAAACGCTCCGTGCTCAAGCGCTTCGAGCGCGTTGACCTCCTGCGCGAGCGCGGCGAGTGGAAAGAAGGCGACCGCGTCCTCGGCCTCAAGAAGACCAAGCCCGACGAATAA
- a CDS encoding ABC transporter permease translates to MKPFGEKAAPVSGRSLGQDAWERLRANRMAMAGLAFTVLVTLACIIGPWLLPHAPDTQNLALGASGPGAEHWLGTDTLGRDLLARILSGGRVSLLVGAVATTVALVIGVSYGIVSGYAGGRTDRLMMRFVEIIYSMPFTVFVIILMVVFGRHLWLIFVAIGAVEWLTMARIVRGQVLGLKEQAFIQAARSLGQDHISIMRKHLLPNLLGVITVYATLTVPGVMLLEAFISFLGLGVQPPQTSWGDLIRAGAESMEEYPWLLIFPSLFFSATLFSLNFLGDGLRDALDPKS, encoded by the coding sequence GTGAAGCCCTTCGGAGAAAAAGCCGCCCCCGTCTCGGGCCGCTCGCTCGGGCAGGACGCCTGGGAACGCCTGCGCGCCAACCGCATGGCCATGGCCGGGCTCGCCTTCACGGTACTGGTCACGCTGGCCTGTATCATCGGCCCGTGGCTGCTGCCGCACGCTCCCGACACGCAAAACCTCGCCCTCGGAGCCAGCGGACCGGGCGCGGAGCACTGGCTGGGCACGGACACGCTGGGCCGCGACCTGCTGGCCCGCATCCTCAGCGGCGGGCGGGTCTCGCTGCTGGTCGGGGCCGTCGCCACCACGGTGGCGCTCGTCATCGGCGTGAGCTACGGGATCGTCTCCGGCTACGCCGGGGGCCGCACCGACCGGCTCATGATGCGCTTCGTCGAGATCATTTATTCCATGCCGTTCACGGTCTTTGTCATCATCCTGATGGTCGTCTTCGGGCGGCACCTGTGGCTGATCTTCGTCGCCATCGGTGCGGTCGAGTGGCTGACCATGGCCCGGATCGTACGCGGGCAGGTGCTCGGGCTCAAGGAGCAGGCATTCATTCAGGCCGCCCGCAGCCTCGGGCAGGACCACATCAGCATCATGCGCAAGCACCTCCTGCCAAACCTGCTCGGCGTCATCACCGTCTATGCCACCCTGACCGTGCCCGGCGTCATGCTGCTGGAGGCGTTCATCAGCTTCCTCGGACTGGGCGTGCAGCCCCCGCAAACCAGTTGGGGCGACCTCATCCGCGCCGGAGCCGAGAGCATGGAGGAGTACCCCTGGCTGCTCATCTTCCCGAGCCTGTTTTTTTCCGCCACCCTCTTTTCCCTGAATTTCCTCGGCGACGGCCTGCGCGACGCCCTCGACCCCAAGTCGTAA